The following proteins come from a genomic window of Sardina pilchardus chromosome 13, fSarPil1.1, whole genome shotgun sequence:
- the LOC134099622 gene encoding claudin-8-like, with the protein MRGKLEILAMVFGMLGLVGVATSTGLPMWRVTAFIGSNIIVMETMWEGLWMACYRHADIRMQCKVYDSLLVLKPDIQAARGLMCAALVLACVALLVSAFALRCTNWCRDDARGKNVTLAAGGCLYLLSCLAALVPVSWSAHTIIRDFYDQRVPESQKRELGQALYVGWVAAAAQLVAGALLLARYARRSRKEDTEYAHAPPTENEDEAEAVVVVKPERQASTLYRESEYV; encoded by the coding sequence ATGAGGGGCAAGCTGGAGATACTGGCCATGGTGTTCGGCATGCTCGGCCTGGTTGGCGTGGCGACCAGCACCGGCCTGCCCATGTGGCGGGTCACGGCCTTCATCGGCTCCAACATCATCGTCATGGAGACGATGTGGGAGGGCCTGTGGATGGCGTGCTACCGGCACGCCGACATCCGGATGCAGTGCAAGGTCTACGACTCGCTGCTCGTCCTCAAGCCGGACATCCAGGCGGCCCGCGGCCTGATGTGCGCCGCCCTCGTCCTCGCCTGCGTCGCCCTCCTGGTCTCCGCCTTCGCCCTGCGCTGCACCAACTGGTGCCGCGACGACGCGCGGGGCAAAAACGTCACGCTTGCCGCAGGAGGCTGCCTCTACCTGCTGTCCTGCCTGGCCGCGCTCGTGCCCGTCAGCTGGAGCGCTCACACCATCATTCGGGACTTCTACGACCAGCGGGTGCCGGAGTCGCAGAAGCGGGAGCTGGGACAGGCGCTGTACGTGGGctgggtggcggcggcggcgcagcTGGTGGCCGGCGCCCTGCTGCTGGCCCGCTACGCCCGCCGCAGCAGGAAAGAGGACACTGAGTACGCCCACGCTCCGCCAACGGAGAACGAGGACGAGGCAGAGGCGGTAGTGGTGGTGAAACCAGAGAGGCAAGCGTCAACTCTTTACCGCGAGAGCGAATATGTTTGA